TATCATCCAGACTTTCCTGAGAAAAAGCATTATGATGGATATTTTTTCTCAGCTACAAAAAAAAGGTCAGGTAGTGCTAGTTTAACATTAGGATTTGGTCCACTTTCTTTTACTGTGGCTGCTGCTTCAGCTGGCAGTGGAGGTTTTCTTAAAGCTGATCTTAAAAGATACAGTAGACCTGCTGTAAAGGGAGATGTGTACCAAAATAACTACACCATTAAATATTATAGTGGTAGCGGAATTCTATATCGTACGGAATATAAAACATATAAGAGTACGAGAAATTCTGAAATTTATATTAAATACCCTTGAACAGGAGGCGTGACACTTGAAAAAAAAAATAATAATTATAGTATCAGTGCTACTCCTCAGTCTAGTTATATTTTTAGTTATAAATAGAAATAATTTTTCACCAAATAATTCTGAATTTAGACTGTACGACCAATTTTACCTAACTATAGGTGGAAAAGATTTGGAAACTCTAAAAAAACCAACAAAGCAAGATATTAACGAACAAATTGGAAACATTCAAGGGATTTGGAGATATGCGCCAATGATGTCAGATTTTCAAAGCCCAACAATACCGGATAAATCTGTAGTCTACTCAGCTAAAGGGTTTCCCATAATCAAGGATAAAGATCAAACATACTATGCACGGTTAATTGTAGTGACTCCTGATAATAAATTTTTCTGGTTTTACTGCATTCCTTAGAGTTGTAACTTGTGAAGGAGCTGTTAAGTCAAGTGCAGAAAGATACGGCAGGCCAGAATAAATGATATATCGTAAATGCAATTAATGAAAGCTATACAAATTAATTTTTTTGGTTTGTCACATCACAATAATAAATAGTACTTTTAGGGCTTAGAAGTGTGTTTCTTTCTTATGAGAAGCACACTTTTTATTTTTGCAAGGTATGGAGGAAAGACTTTAAGTTTTATAGCAATATCTATATTATCCCGTTGCCAATGTAATCTAAAAGCCAAAGTAGCTATTTTCTGCTATAATAATTTTACTAAAAGATATTGAGGTATGATTAATTAAGAAGTAAGATACGACGACACAAATCGAGCGCTTGTCGCCGATATACTTTAGCTTATGCAAAAGGCCAGGTGATCACGATGAAAGCACATGTGAACGGAATTGAACTTTCTTATCATATTTATGGTAGAGGCGAGCCGCTTGTTTTGTTGCACGGGAATGGGCAGAATCATGGTGCGATGAAGAGACAAATTGACGTCTTTCGAAAAGAGTATCAAGTGATTGCGGTAGATTCGCGTGGTCATGGGAAGTCGGAATTAGGTTTCAGGCCGCTTGATTTTCAGGTCATGGCGCTGGATATTTTATGCTTATTAGATTTTTTGAAAATAGATAGGTATCGCGTTATCGGGTATAGTGATGGTGGGATTATTGCGTTGGAAATGGCGATGTATCAGCCCAAAAGGCAGGTGCAGATGGTTGTGATTGGAACGAATTATGATACGAGCCAGATTAAATGGTGGGCGAATATTTTTACTTTCGTTGGTTATTTATTTTCGATTCTTCTGACGCCGTTCAGCTTCTTTTTTAGGCGTGTTAAGGCGCAGATGGGATTGATGATTTTTCATCCGCATATTAAAGAAAGAGATTTGGCGAGGATTTCAGCGCCGATGTTGGCGATTATTGGTGAATACGATGTGATTTCAAGGACTGATACTAGGAATATGGTGAATTTGGTTCAGCACGGTAAGATGACTGTTATTCATCATGGGACGCATTTTTTGATTCGCCAAAA
The sequence above is drawn from the Listeria weihenstephanensis genome and encodes:
- a CDS encoding alpha/beta fold hydrolase, whose protein sequence is MKAHVNGIELSYHIYGRGEPLVLLHGNGQNHGAMKRQIDVFRKEYQVIAVDSRGHGKSELGFRPLDFQVMALDILCLLDFLKIDRYRVIGYSDGGIIALEMAMYQPKRQVQMVVIGTNYDTSQIKWWANIFTFVGYLFSILLTPFSFFFRRVKAQMGLMIFHPHIKERDLARISAPMLAIIGEYDVISRTDTRNMVNLVQHGKMTVIHHGTHFLIRQKTRELHQVIVSFFDEDVT